The Acidobacteriota bacterium sequence GCGGGTACGCGACGGCACTCAACGTGCCCGTCGCCTATCTCCACCCGGTGCCGGCCGGCTGGAGCTTCGCGCAGGGCGCGGCGTTTCCAGTGCAGGCCATCACCGCGTGGTACGGCCTCGTGCACCTGGGCGCGCTCGAGGCGGGCGACCTGGTGCTCGTGCACTCGGCGGCGGGCGGCGTCGGCCTCCACGCGCTCGCGATCGTCGAGGCCGCAGGGGCCACAGCGGTGGCCACCGTGGGCCATTCCGGGAAACGTGAGTTCCTCGCCCGCGAGCGCGGGCTCGCGGCCGACCGGATCGTCGTGCGCGACCGGCGCCGGTTCGCCGTCGACCTCGATCGGGTCCTGACGCGCCTCACGCGACAGGGGTTCGATCTCGTCTTCGACGCCGTGGCGGGCCCGTTCTTCCGGCCCGCCCACGAGCGCCTGCGTCCCGAGGGACGCCACGTGATTTACGGCGCCGCCGACCTGATGCCGCCAGGCTCGCGGCCGAACTACCTGCGGCTCGGCCTGCGCTACGCGCGACGGCCGAGGCTCGATCCCGTGCGGATGATCGCCGAGAACCGGAGCGTGATGGCGTTCAACCTCATCTGGTTGTGGGACCGCGTCGATCGGTTACCCGGGGCGTACACCGAGACGCGCCGGTTCGTGCGGGACGCGCCGCACGTCGGGGCGACGTTCGGCTTCGGCGACGTCCCCGCCGCCCTGCGCCTGCTGCAGAGCGGGCTGAGCACCGGCAAGGTGGTCGTCGAGACGGCGCCCTGAGCCGGCCGACGCGCTCGTCCCGCTCTGCTGCGGCGCGTCCACGGCGCGCTCAGGGCGCCGAGGGAACCGCCGGCAGCGCGCGGTCGTGGGCGAACATCAGCTTGTTGACGGCCGACAGGTATGCCTTGGCCGCCGCGACGATGATGTCGGTATCGGCCCCGTACCCGCCGAACGTGCGGGGACGCGGGGTCTCCTTCTGCGCGTCGAAGGCCTGCCGTCCGTCGGCGGCCTCGATGCGTACGGTGACCTGCCCGAGCGCGTCGATACCCTCCGTGATCGCATGGATGTGGAACTCGAGCAGCCGGCTCGGCACCTTCACGATGGCGTCGATGGCCTTGTAGGTCGCGTCCACCGGGCCGGTGCCGATCGACGCGACGACGTGCACGTGCCCGTCGGGACCGCGCAGTCGCACGGTGGCCGTGGGCAGGCCCATCGTGCCGCAGGCCACCTGCAGGCCGTCGAGCGTGAACGCCTCGCCCGCCTGCGACAGCTCGTCGGACACGAGGGCCTCGAGGTCGGCGTCGACGATGATCTTCTTCTTGTCGGCGAGACTCTTGAACTCCGCGAACGCGCGGTCGAGATCCCGGTCGGACAACTCGTAGCCGAGCTCGACGAGCCGGGCCTTGAGGGCGTGGCGGCCCGAGTGCTTTCCCATCACGAGCGTCGAGGCCGACAGGCCGACCGTCTCGGGACGCATGATCTCGTAGGTCGTCTGGTGCTTGAGCATGCCGTCCTGGTGGATGCCGGCCTCGTGGGCGAAGGCGTTGGCGCCGACGATGGCCTTGTTCGGCTGGACGGGAATCCCCGTGTAGTTGGCCACGAGCCGCGACGTCCGCGCGATTTGCGTCGTGTCGATGCCGGTCCGCAGCCCGAAGACGACCGGGCGCGTGTGCAGCGCCATGACCACTTCCTCGAGCGAGGTGTTGCCGGCCCGCTCGCCGATGCCGTTGACCGCGACCTCGACCTGTCGCGCGCCCGCGAGGATGCCCGCGAGGGAGTTGGCCGTGGCCAGGCCGAGATCGTCGTGGCAGTGCACCGACCACACGACGCGATCGGCCCCTGGGGTTGCGGCGATCAGCTCGCCGATGAGCGCCCCGTACTCGGCAGGTGTCGTGTAGCCGACCGTGTCGGGGATGTTGAGCGTCGTGGCGCCCGCGTCGATGGCCGTGGCCAGCACCCTGCACAGGTACGCCGGATCGGATCGTCCGGCGTCCTCCGGGGAGAACTCCACGTCGTCGCACTTCGCCCGCGCGTAGGCGACCATGTCGCGGACGCGGTCGACGACCTCGTCGCGCGTCATCCTCAGCTTGTGCTCGAGATGGATGTCGCTCGTCGCGAGGAACGTGTGGATGCGTGGATGGCGGGCGTGCCGCACCGCCTCCCAGCAGGCGTCGATGTCCGACGTGCTGGCACGGGCCAGGCCCGCGATGACGGGCGCGCGCTGCTCGGGCGTCGCGGGCTGGCCGACC is a genomic window containing:
- a CDS encoding zinc-binding dehydrogenase, translated to MQSATDPWREVWRIDRAGSLDRVTRRREPLPPPGPGEARVAVRAIGLNFADVFACLGLYSATPPGSFVPGLECAGVVEALGAAAPPAAPEAGVAIGDRVMVLTRFGGYATALNVPVAYLHPVPAGWSFAQGAAFPVQAITAWYGLVHLGALEAGDLVLVHSAAGGVGLHALAIVEAAGATAVATVGHSGKREFLARERGLAADRIVVRDRRRFAVDLDRVLTRLTRQGFDLVFDAVAGPFFRPAHERLRPEGRHVIYGAADLMPPGSRPNYLRLGLRYARRPRLDPVRMIAENRSVMAFNLIWLWDRVDRLPGAYTETRRFVRDAPHVGATFGFGDVPAALRLLQSGLSTGKVVVETAP
- a CDS encoding 2-isopropylmalate synthase translates to MSTNYVRIFDTTLRDGEQSPGASLTSAEKLEIAKQLARLGVDVIEAGFPAASPDDLEAVRRIAREVGQPATPEQRAPVIAGLARASTSDIDACWEAVRHARHPRIHTFLATSDIHLEHKLRMTRDEVVDRVRDMVAYARAKCDDVEFSPEDAGRSDPAYLCRVLATAIDAGATTLNIPDTVGYTTPAEYGALIGELIAATPGADRVVWSVHCHDDLGLATANSLAGILAGARQVEVAVNGIGERAGNTSLEEVVMALHTRPVVFGLRTGIDTTQIARTSRLVANYTGIPVQPNKAIVGANAFAHEAGIHQDGMLKHQTTYEIMRPETVGLSASTLVMGKHSGRHALKARLVELGYELSDRDLDRAFAEFKSLADKKKIIVDADLEALVSDELSQAGEAFTLDGLQVACGTMGLPTATVRLRGPDGHVHVVASIGTGPVDATYKAIDAIVKVPSRLLEFHIHAITEGIDALGQVTVRIEAADGRQAFDAQKETPRPRTFGGYGADTDIIVAAAKAYLSAVNKLMFAHDRALPAVPSAP